CTCTATTATTGACCTTTCCTGGAACAGTGATCCGGAAGGTTTGAAACCATGCGGTATCTCTATTTTCGAGATGTCAAAAACAGGCGTAAGCTCTGCCCCTTCAAACCTGAGCAACTGAGCCACTATCGCTTTATCCCTTATTTTGGATGCAGCATCTGGTGCCATCCATTTTAGATCGAAGGACAGCACAAATTCAAAATCCTTAATTGAAAGGGATTTCTTGTTGTTTCTTTTGAAAGGGGTAGCTGCAACAAGCATCAGCTCGTCCATCAGGAACCTCTGCGAAGTTCATCTATGACAGTATCAGCAACTCTGCCGCATTCGGTTCTCTTCGGACCGTCAATGTGATTGATCTGGAGAACAAGAAGTTCATGCTCAAGGATGGCCCTGACAAGATATATGTCTCCCCTGAATGGCACGCGGTTGTACTTTCCGTCAAGGTAGCTGTATCTCAGGTGTATCCTGAAATCCACAATTCCCTCTGGTTCAAGTGTGTCAAGCACACCTTCCACTGTATCATAGTTCAGGGGTGAGAAATCAATACCGTTAGCAACTATCTCCACACCGATCTCTCTTTTAGCCTGAATACGGTGACCTCTTTTGGTTACCGATTCGGTAACGAACATGCCGAACTTGCCATCCATGTTCGCCATCACTTTCACAAAAAAAGGAAGGTCCGAATGGTAGCGATATTTCTGTTCAAACTCCACAGTCCTGTGCGGAAACCGATGATATATTCGCTTTCGCATCATTTTTTACTGCTACCATCCTTTTAATTTATATTTTCAGATCCGGTCTTAGATTATAATTTGATGAGCTTGGCGTCGATTATTCCCTCAACTGCTCTCATCTCTTTCAGTATGTTCTCAGGAACTTCTGAATCAACATTAAGAACCATTATGGTAGTTCCACCTATTTCAGCTCTTCCTACTTGCATGCCTGATATGTTGATATCATTCTTTCCAAGTACAAGACAGCATGGCCCGATAACATTTGGTTTGTTGATGTGTTTTGCAACGATCATGTATCCGGCTGGCACGATATCCACATGCTCACCATTGACACTGATGATCTTTCCTTTGCCGGCAATAACAGTACCGCCAATGGATACTTTCTCATCACTCATTGTAACTTCTATCTTAATGGTGGAGCTGAACTCTGAGGTTGTCTCGGACTTGCTCTCGATAACTTCAACTTTCCTTGACTTTGCAAGGGCGCCTGCGTTCACATAGTTCACTGCGGAACCAAGGGCAACCTGAAGCATACCCTTAAGTGCGGCAACAGTCACAGGTCTTGTGTCCTTCTCAGCAATGTCACCGTTGTATGATATTGCGATCTTCTCGTAGTTCTTACCAAGGAGTTGCGCACATGCATTGCTCATTGTCTCAGCAAGCTGGATGTAAGGCGCAAGCATTGTCATAAGTTCCGGTTTTACGGAAGGGATGTTGATAGCGCTCTTTGCAGTTCCGCCATTAAGTACAGC
The sequence above is a segment of the uncultured Methanolobus sp. genome. Coding sequences within it:
- a CDS encoding DUF2240 family protein, whose amino-acid sequence is MDELMLVAATPFKRNNKKSLSIKDFEFVLSFDLKWMAPDAASKIRDKAIVAQLLRFEGAELTPVFDISKIEIPHGFKPSGSLFQERSIIEDIIAMIVAGCGKNTKETIVMINNKQEELGDLIDIEIAGLLVAREMGCNIDQIYDRVCSKVLGTGERPT